In a single window of the Mus musculus strain C57BL/6J chromosome 6, GRCm38.p6 C57BL/6J genome:
- the Mbd4 gene encoding methyl-CpG-binding domain protein 4 isoform X2 — protein sequence MESPNLGDNRVRGESLVPDPPWDRCKEDIAVGLGGVGEDGKDLVISSERSSLLQEPTASTLSSTTATEGHKPVPCGWERVVKQRLSGKTAGKFDVYFISPQGLKFRSKRSLANYLLKNGETFLKPEDFDFTVLPKGSINPGYKHQSLAALTSLQPNETDVSKQNLKTRSKWKTDVLPLPSGTSESPESSGLSNSNSACLLLREHRDIQDVDSEKRRKSKRKVTVLKGTASQKTKQKCRKSLLESTQRNRKRASVVQKVGADRELVPQESQLNRTLCPADACARETVGLAGEEKSPSPGLDLCFIQVTSGTTNKFHSTEAAGEANREQTFLESEEIRSKGDRKGEAHLHTGVLQDGSEMPSCSQAKKHFTSETFQALSPPRRKSFKKWTPPRSPFNLVQEILFHDPWKLLIATIFLNRTSGKMAIPVLWEFLEKYPSAEVARAADWRDVSELLKPLGLYDLRAKTIIKFSDEYLTKQWRYPIELHGIGKYGNDSYRIFCVNEWKQVHPEDHKLNKYHDWLWENHEKLSLS from the exons ATGGAGAGCCCAAACCTTGGGGACAACAGAGTCCGTGGAGAGAGCCTAGTTCCAGACCCGCCTTGGGATCGCTG caAGGAAGATATTGCTGTTGGACTGGGAGGAGTGGGAGAAGATGGAAAGGACCTGGTGATAAGCAGTGAGCGCAGCTCCCTTCTCCAAGAGCCCACTGCTTCTACTCTGTCTAGTACTACAGCGACAGAAGGCCACAAGCCTGTCCCGTGTGGATGGGAAAGAGTTGTGAAGCAAAGGTTATCTGGGAAAACTGCAGGAAAATTTGATGTATACTTTATCAG cccACAAGGATTGAAGTTCAGATCAAAACGTTCACTTGCTAATTATCTTCTCAAAAATGGGGAGACTTTTCTTAAGCCTGAAGATTTTGATTTTACTGTACTGCCGAAAGGGAGCATCAATCCCGGTTATAAACACCAAAGTTTGGCAGCTCTGACTTCCCTGCAGCCAAATGAAACTGACGTTTCAAAGCAGAACCTCAAGACACGAAGCAAGTGGAAAacagatgtgttgcctctgcccAGTGGTACTTCAGAGTCGCCAGAAAGCAGCGGACTGTCTAACTCTAACTCGGCTTGCTTGCTATTGAGAGAACATAGGGACATTCAGGATGTTGACTCTGAGAAGAGGAGAAAGTCCAAAAGAAAGGTGACTGTTTTGAAAGGAACTGCAagtcagaaaaccaaacaaaagtgcAGGAAGAGTCTCTTAGAGTCtactcaaagaaacagaaaaagagcaTCTGTGGTTCAGAAGGTGGGTGCTGATCGCGAGCTGGTGCCACAGGAAAGTCAACTCAACAGAACCCTCTGCCCTGCAGATGCCTGTGCAAGGGAGACTGTTGGCCTGGCTGGGGAAGAAAAATCACCAAGCCCAGGACTGGATCTTTGTTTCATACAAGTAACTTCTGGCACCACAAACAAATTCCATTCAACTGAAGCAGCAGGTGAAGCAAATCGTGAGCAGACTTTTTTAGAATCAGAGGAAATCAGATCGaagggagacagaaagggggaggCACATTTGCATACTGGTGTTTTACAGGATGGCTCTGAAATGCCCAGCTGCTCACAAGCCAAGAAACACTTTACTTCTGAGACATTTCAAG CTCTTAGCCCCCCAAGACGCAAATCCTTCAAGAAATGGACCCCTCCTCGGTCACCTTTTAATCTTGTTCAAGAAATACTTTTCCATGACCCATGGAAGCTCCTCATCGCGACTATATTTCTCAATCGGACCTCAG GCAAGATGGCCATCCCTGTGCTGTGGGAGTTTCTAGAGAAGTACCCTTCAGCTGAAGTGGCCCGAGCTGCCGACTGGAGGGACGTGTCGGAGCTTCTCAAGCCTCTTGGTCTCTACGATCTCCGTGCAAAAACCATTATCAAGTTCTCAG ATGAATATCTGACAAAGCAGTGGAGGTATCCGATTGAGCTTCATGGCATTGGTAAATATGGCAACGACTCCTACCGGATCTTTTGTGTCAATGAATGGAAGCAG GTGCACCCTGAAGACCACAAGTTAAATAAATACCATGACTGGCTTTGGGAGAATCATGAAAAATTAAGTCTATCTTGA
- the Mbd4 gene encoding methyl-CpG-binding domain protein 4, with amino-acid sequence MESPNLGDNRVRGESLVPDPPWDRCKEDIAVGLGGVGEDGKDLVISSERSSLLQEPTASTLSSTTATEGHKPVPCGWERVVKQRLSGKTAGKFDVYFISPQGLKFRSKRSLANYLLKNGETFLKPEDFDFTVLPKGSINPGYKHQSLAALTSLQPNETDVSKQNLKTRSKWKTDVLPLPSGTSESPESSGLSNSNSACLLLREHRDIQDVDSEKRRKSKRKVTVLKGTASQKTKQKCRKSLLESTQRNRKRASVVQKVGADRELVPQESQLNRTLCPADACARETVGLAGEEKSPSPGLDLCFIQVTSGTTNKFHSTEAAGEANREQTFLESEEIRSKGDRKGEAHLHTGVLQDGSEMPSCSQAKKHFTSETFQEDSIPRTQVEKRKTSLYFSSKYNKEALSPPRRKSFKKWTPPRSPFNLVQEILFHDPWKLLIATIFLNRTSGKMAIPVLWEFLEKYPSAEVARAADWRDVSELLKPLGLYDLRAKTIIKFSDEYLTKQWRYPIELHGIGKYGNDSYRIFCVNEWKQVHPEDHKLNKYHDWLWENHEKLSLS; translated from the exons ATGGAGAGCCCAAACCTTGGGGACAACAGAGTCCGTGGAGAGAGCCTAGTTCCAGACCCGCCTTGGGATCGCTG caAGGAAGATATTGCTGTTGGACTGGGAGGAGTGGGAGAAGATGGAAAGGACCTGGTGATAAGCAGTGAGCGCAGCTCCCTTCTCCAAGAGCCCACTGCTTCTACTCTGTCTAGTACTACAGCGACAGAAGGCCACAAGCCTGTCCCGTGTGGATGGGAAAGAGTTGTGAAGCAAAGGTTATCTGGGAAAACTGCAGGAAAATTTGATGTATACTTTATCAG cccACAAGGATTGAAGTTCAGATCAAAACGTTCACTTGCTAATTATCTTCTCAAAAATGGGGAGACTTTTCTTAAGCCTGAAGATTTTGATTTTACTGTACTGCCGAAAGGGAGCATCAATCCCGGTTATAAACACCAAAGTTTGGCAGCTCTGACTTCCCTGCAGCCAAATGAAACTGACGTTTCAAAGCAGAACCTCAAGACACGAAGCAAGTGGAAAacagatgtgttgcctctgcccAGTGGTACTTCAGAGTCGCCAGAAAGCAGCGGACTGTCTAACTCTAACTCGGCTTGCTTGCTATTGAGAGAACATAGGGACATTCAGGATGTTGACTCTGAGAAGAGGAGAAAGTCCAAAAGAAAGGTGACTGTTTTGAAAGGAACTGCAagtcagaaaaccaaacaaaagtgcAGGAAGAGTCTCTTAGAGTCtactcaaagaaacagaaaaagagcaTCTGTGGTTCAGAAGGTGGGTGCTGATCGCGAGCTGGTGCCACAGGAAAGTCAACTCAACAGAACCCTCTGCCCTGCAGATGCCTGTGCAAGGGAGACTGTTGGCCTGGCTGGGGAAGAAAAATCACCAAGCCCAGGACTGGATCTTTGTTTCATACAAGTAACTTCTGGCACCACAAACAAATTCCATTCAACTGAAGCAGCAGGTGAAGCAAATCGTGAGCAGACTTTTTTAGAATCAGAGGAAATCAGATCGaagggagacagaaagggggaggCACATTTGCATACTGGTGTTTTACAGGATGGCTCTGAAATGCCCAGCTGCTCACAAGCCAAGAAACACTTTACTTCTGAGACATTTCAAG aagacagcatCCCACGGACACAagtagaaaaaaggaaaacaagcctGTATTTTTCCAGCAAGTACAACAAAGAAG CTCTTAGCCCCCCAAGACGCAAATCCTTCAAGAAATGGACCCCTCCTCGGTCACCTTTTAATCTTGTTCAAGAAATACTTTTCCATGACCCATGGAAGCTCCTCATCGCGACTATATTTCTCAATCGGACCTCAG GCAAGATGGCCATCCCTGTGCTGTGGGAGTTTCTAGAGAAGTACCCTTCAGCTGAAGTGGCCCGAGCTGCCGACTGGAGGGACGTGTCGGAGCTTCTCAAGCCTCTTGGTCTCTACGATCTCCGTGCAAAAACCATTATCAAGTTCTCAG ATGAATATCTGACAAAGCAGTGGAGGTATCCGATTGAGCTTCATGGCATTGGTAAATATGGCAACGACTCCTACCGGATCTTTTGTGTCAATGAATGGAAGCAG GTGCACCCTGAAGACCACAAGTTAAATAAATACCATGACTGGCTTTGGGAGAATCATGAAAAATTAAGTCTATCTTGA
- the Mbd4 gene encoding methyl-CpG-binding domain protein 4 isoform X1: MSLCKEDIAVGLGGVGEDGKDLVISSERSSLLQEPTASTLSSTTATEGHKPVPCGWERVVKQRLSGKTAGKFDVYFISPQGLKFRSKRSLANYLLKNGETFLKPEDFDFTVLPKGSINPGYKHQSLAALTSLQPNETDVSKQNLKTRSKWKTDVLPLPSGTSESPESSGLSNSNSACLLLREHRDIQDVDSEKRRKSKRKVTVLKGTASQKTKQKCRKSLLESTQRNRKRASVVQKVGADRELVPQESQLNRTLCPADACARETVGLAGEEKSPSPGLDLCFIQVTSGTTNKFHSTEAAGEANREQTFLESEEIRSKGDRKGEAHLHTGVLQDGSEMPSCSQAKKHFTSETFQEDSIPRTQVEKRKTSLYFSSKYNKEALSPPRRKSFKKWTPPRSPFNLVQEILFHDPWKLLIATIFLNRTSGKMAIPVLWEFLEKYPSAEVARAADWRDVSELLKPLGLYDLRAKTIIKFSDEYLTKQWRYPIELHGIGKYGNDSYRIFCVNEWKQVHPEDHKLNKYHDWLWENHEKLSLS, encoded by the exons ATGAGTCTCTG caAGGAAGATATTGCTGTTGGACTGGGAGGAGTGGGAGAAGATGGAAAGGACCTGGTGATAAGCAGTGAGCGCAGCTCCCTTCTCCAAGAGCCCACTGCTTCTACTCTGTCTAGTACTACAGCGACAGAAGGCCACAAGCCTGTCCCGTGTGGATGGGAAAGAGTTGTGAAGCAAAGGTTATCTGGGAAAACTGCAGGAAAATTTGATGTATACTTTATCAG cccACAAGGATTGAAGTTCAGATCAAAACGTTCACTTGCTAATTATCTTCTCAAAAATGGGGAGACTTTTCTTAAGCCTGAAGATTTTGATTTTACTGTACTGCCGAAAGGGAGCATCAATCCCGGTTATAAACACCAAAGTTTGGCAGCTCTGACTTCCCTGCAGCCAAATGAAACTGACGTTTCAAAGCAGAACCTCAAGACACGAAGCAAGTGGAAAacagatgtgttgcctctgcccAGTGGTACTTCAGAGTCGCCAGAAAGCAGCGGACTGTCTAACTCTAACTCGGCTTGCTTGCTATTGAGAGAACATAGGGACATTCAGGATGTTGACTCTGAGAAGAGGAGAAAGTCCAAAAGAAAGGTGACTGTTTTGAAAGGAACTGCAagtcagaaaaccaaacaaaagtgcAGGAAGAGTCTCTTAGAGTCtactcaaagaaacagaaaaagagcaTCTGTGGTTCAGAAGGTGGGTGCTGATCGCGAGCTGGTGCCACAGGAAAGTCAACTCAACAGAACCCTCTGCCCTGCAGATGCCTGTGCAAGGGAGACTGTTGGCCTGGCTGGGGAAGAAAAATCACCAAGCCCAGGACTGGATCTTTGTTTCATACAAGTAACTTCTGGCACCACAAACAAATTCCATTCAACTGAAGCAGCAGGTGAAGCAAATCGTGAGCAGACTTTTTTAGAATCAGAGGAAATCAGATCGaagggagacagaaagggggaggCACATTTGCATACTGGTGTTTTACAGGATGGCTCTGAAATGCCCAGCTGCTCACAAGCCAAGAAACACTTTACTTCTGAGACATTTCAAG aagacagcatCCCACGGACACAagtagaaaaaaggaaaacaagcctGTATTTTTCCAGCAAGTACAACAAAGAAG CTCTTAGCCCCCCAAGACGCAAATCCTTCAAGAAATGGACCCCTCCTCGGTCACCTTTTAATCTTGTTCAAGAAATACTTTTCCATGACCCATGGAAGCTCCTCATCGCGACTATATTTCTCAATCGGACCTCAG GCAAGATGGCCATCCCTGTGCTGTGGGAGTTTCTAGAGAAGTACCCTTCAGCTGAAGTGGCCCGAGCTGCCGACTGGAGGGACGTGTCGGAGCTTCTCAAGCCTCTTGGTCTCTACGATCTCCGTGCAAAAACCATTATCAAGTTCTCAG ATGAATATCTGACAAAGCAGTGGAGGTATCCGATTGAGCTTCATGGCATTGGTAAATATGGCAACGACTCCTACCGGATCTTTTGTGTCAATGAATGGAAGCAG GTGCACCCTGAAGACCACAAGTTAAATAAATACCATGACTGGCTTTGGGAGAATCATGAAAAATTAAGTCTATCTTGA
- the Mbd4 gene encoding methyl-CpG-binding domain protein 4 isoform X4, whose protein sequence is MAIPVLWEFLEKYPSAEVARAADWRDVSELLKPLGLYDLRAKTIIKFSDEYLTKQWRYPIELHGIGKYGNDSYRIFCVNEWKQVHPEDHKLNKYHDWLWENHEKLSLS, encoded by the exons ATGGCCATCCCTGTGCTGTGGGAGTTTCTAGAGAAGTACCCTTCAGCTGAAGTGGCCCGAGCTGCCGACTGGAGGGACGTGTCGGAGCTTCTCAAGCCTCTTGGTCTCTACGATCTCCGTGCAAAAACCATTATCAAGTTCTCAG ATGAATATCTGACAAAGCAGTGGAGGTATCCGATTGAGCTTCATGGCATTGGTAAATATGGCAACGACTCCTACCGGATCTTTTGTGTCAATGAATGGAAGCAG GTGCACCCTGAAGACCACAAGTTAAATAAATACCATGACTGGCTTTGGGAGAATCATGAAAAATTAAGTCTATCTTGA
- the Mbd4 gene encoding methyl-CpG-binding domain protein 4 isoform X3: MESPNLGDNRVRGESLVPDPPWDRCKEDIAVGLGGVGEDGKDLVISSERSSLLQEPTASTLSSTTATEGHKPVPCGWERVVKQRLSGKTAGKFDVYFISPQGLKFRSKRSLANYLLKNGETFLKPEDFDFTVLPKGSINPGYKHQSLAALTSLQPNETDVSKQNLKTRSKWKTDVLPLPSGTSESPESSGLSNSNSACLLLREHRDIQDVDSEKRRKSKRKVTVLKGTASQKTKQKCRKSLLESTQRNRKRASVVQKVGADRELVPQESQLNRTLCPADACARETVGLAGEEKSPSPGLDLCFIQVTSGTTNKFHSTEAAGEANREQTFLESEEIRSKGDRKGEAHLHTGVLQDGSEMPSCSQAKKHFTSETFQEDSIPRTQVEKRKTSLYFSSKYNKEALSPPRRKSFKKWTPPRSPFNLVQEILFHDPWKLLIATIFLNRTSGKMAIPVLWEFLEKYPSAEVARAADWRDVSELLKPLGLYDLRAKTIIKFSGIRKVTFSRLTMCWMCIPQMNI, from the exons ATGGAGAGCCCAAACCTTGGGGACAACAGAGTCCGTGGAGAGAGCCTAGTTCCAGACCCGCCTTGGGATCGCTG caAGGAAGATATTGCTGTTGGACTGGGAGGAGTGGGAGAAGATGGAAAGGACCTGGTGATAAGCAGTGAGCGCAGCTCCCTTCTCCAAGAGCCCACTGCTTCTACTCTGTCTAGTACTACAGCGACAGAAGGCCACAAGCCTGTCCCGTGTGGATGGGAAAGAGTTGTGAAGCAAAGGTTATCTGGGAAAACTGCAGGAAAATTTGATGTATACTTTATCAG cccACAAGGATTGAAGTTCAGATCAAAACGTTCACTTGCTAATTATCTTCTCAAAAATGGGGAGACTTTTCTTAAGCCTGAAGATTTTGATTTTACTGTACTGCCGAAAGGGAGCATCAATCCCGGTTATAAACACCAAAGTTTGGCAGCTCTGACTTCCCTGCAGCCAAATGAAACTGACGTTTCAAAGCAGAACCTCAAGACACGAAGCAAGTGGAAAacagatgtgttgcctctgcccAGTGGTACTTCAGAGTCGCCAGAAAGCAGCGGACTGTCTAACTCTAACTCGGCTTGCTTGCTATTGAGAGAACATAGGGACATTCAGGATGTTGACTCTGAGAAGAGGAGAAAGTCCAAAAGAAAGGTGACTGTTTTGAAAGGAACTGCAagtcagaaaaccaaacaaaagtgcAGGAAGAGTCTCTTAGAGTCtactcaaagaaacagaaaaagagcaTCTGTGGTTCAGAAGGTGGGTGCTGATCGCGAGCTGGTGCCACAGGAAAGTCAACTCAACAGAACCCTCTGCCCTGCAGATGCCTGTGCAAGGGAGACTGTTGGCCTGGCTGGGGAAGAAAAATCACCAAGCCCAGGACTGGATCTTTGTTTCATACAAGTAACTTCTGGCACCACAAACAAATTCCATTCAACTGAAGCAGCAGGTGAAGCAAATCGTGAGCAGACTTTTTTAGAATCAGAGGAAATCAGATCGaagggagacagaaagggggaggCACATTTGCATACTGGTGTTTTACAGGATGGCTCTGAAATGCCCAGCTGCTCACAAGCCAAGAAACACTTTACTTCTGAGACATTTCAAG aagacagcatCCCACGGACACAagtagaaaaaaggaaaacaagcctGTATTTTTCCAGCAAGTACAACAAAGAAG CTCTTAGCCCCCCAAGACGCAAATCCTTCAAGAAATGGACCCCTCCTCGGTCACCTTTTAATCTTGTTCAAGAAATACTTTTCCATGACCCATGGAAGCTCCTCATCGCGACTATATTTCTCAATCGGACCTCAG GCAAGATGGCCATCCCTGTGCTGTGGGAGTTTCTAGAGAAGTACCCTTCAGCTGAAGTGGCCCGAGCTGCCGACTGGAGGGACGTGTCGGAGCTTCTCAAGCCTCTTGGTCTCTACGATCTCCGTGCAAAAACCATTATCAAGTTCTCAG GTATAAGGAAGGTGACTTTCTCAAGGCTGACCATGTGTTGGATGTGTATCCCTCAGATGAATATCTGA